The following coding sequences are from one Chthoniobacterales bacterium window:
- a CDS encoding ATP-binding cassette domain-containing protein has translation MSLTFEIGELHAVTGPPRSGKTLLLHLLGLLDEPDFGEVELFGELASPAPEETRREIRNSVFGYVFQSPCLLAEFTVAENIAMPLFRIFQTEESLAQMRVCELLERFGIDDSANDPVAALDPDRQFLVALARALVHRPRILLVAEPARSALLAPAVRHAVDSLGVTTIWAGEPGDWTAQCDQEIRLEHGCIVAPLTP, from the coding sequence GTGTCGCTCACTTTCGAAATCGGCGAACTTCACGCCGTCACCGGTCCGCCCCGCAGCGGCAAGACGCTCCTGCTTCATCTCCTCGGTCTGCTCGACGAGCCCGATTTCGGAGAGGTCGAACTCTTCGGCGAACTCGCCTCCCCCGCCCCCGAAGAAACCCGCCGCGAGATTCGCAACTCCGTGTTCGGCTACGTCTTTCAAAGTCCGTGCCTGCTTGCCGAGTTCACCGTGGCGGAAAACATCGCCATGCCTCTCTTTCGGATTTTCCAAACGGAGGAATCCCTCGCGCAGATGCGCGTGTGCGAGCTGCTCGAGCGATTCGGCATCGACGACTCTGCAAACGACCCCGTCGCCGCGCTCGATCCCGACCGGCAATTCCTCGTCGCTCTTGCGCGGGCTCTCGTGCATCGCCCGCGCATCCTCCTCGTCGCCGAGCCCGCCCGGTCCGCGCTCCTGGCTCCCGCGGTGCGACACGCCGTCGACTCCCTCGGCGTCACCACCATTTGGGCCGGCGAACCCGGTGACTGGACCGCGCAGTGCGATCAGGAGATCAGGCTGGAACACGGCTGCATCGTCGCTCCGCTGACCCCATGA
- a CDS encoding phytoene/squalene synthase family protein gives MSELVPAAIAADVESGRKASNLAFALFALPRQRRADAVVFYRLCRILDDIADSPALSSEVRSQTLDAWAEALAGARPLPPEFADLVDRYDLDRSLLLEILAGVRADLTVSRYATFEDARRYCWRVASAVGLVSIRIFGCTSPASPAYAEALGLALQWTNILRDVGEDAANGRIYLPQDELALFGVAEADILAGRATPEFQRLAEFQAERAAQLFAAIALPSEDRRPLLAAEIMRAIYAKLLDRMRRDGLRVLERRYRVSRAEKLLLAAGALLRR, from the coding sequence ATGAGCGAGCTCGTGCCCGCCGCCATCGCGGCCGATGTGGAATCCGGACGCAAGGCCTCGAATCTGGCCTTCGCCCTGTTTGCCCTCCCGCGCCAGCGCCGCGCCGACGCCGTCGTCTTCTACCGGCTCTGCCGCATCCTCGACGACATCGCCGACTCTCCCGCCCTCTCGTCGGAAGTCCGCAGCCAGACGCTCGATGCCTGGGCCGAGGCCCTCGCCGGTGCCCGGCCGCTTCCCCCCGAGTTCGCCGACCTCGTCGATCGCTACGATCTCGACCGCTCGCTGCTTCTCGAAATTCTTGCCGGTGTGCGCGCCGACCTCACCGTCTCCCGCTACGCCACCTTCGAGGATGCCCGTCGCTACTGCTGGCGCGTTGCGAGCGCCGTCGGCCTCGTGAGCATCCGCATCTTCGGCTGCACGTCACCGGCCAGCCCCGCCTACGCCGAAGCCCTCGGCCTCGCCCTGCAATGGACGAACATCCTCCGCGATGTCGGTGAGGACGCCGCCAACGGCCGCATCTACCTGCCGCAGGACGAACTCGCCCTCTTCGGCGTGGCCGAGGCGGACATTCTCGCCGGACGGGCCACTCCCGAATTTCAGCGCCTCGCGGAGTTTCAGGCCGAACGCGCCGCGCAGCTCTTCGCCGCCATCGCGCTCCCATCCGAGGATCGCCGCCCGCTGCTCGCCGCGGAAATCATGCGCGCGATCTACGCAAAGCTCCTCGACCGCATGCGCCGGGATGGACTTCGCGTGCTCGAGCGACGTTATCGCGTTTCCCGCGCCGAGAAGCTCCTGCTCGCGGCCGGCGCCCTGCTCAGGCGCTGA